In Hydractinia symbiolongicarpus strain clone_291-10 chromosome 4, HSymV2.1, whole genome shotgun sequence, the following proteins share a genomic window:
- the LOC130641185 gene encoding gremlin-1-like, whose product MGGKQAALIIVIAYIYCVIPGPLKEKNEDSSLPSEKDLMTSRDCLTIPFEMNVTASGCYNKTIPNNFCQGLCTSIVASNFTRETELEVCNACGPEVQYERVVFLKCPKTVGGETLEVLKPIEVTMVQRCKCLQCTQKEDQK is encoded by the coding sequence ATGGGAGGTAAACAAGCAGCATTGATTATTGTTATCGCTTACATTTACTGCGTAATACCTGGACCTTTAAAAGAGAAGAATGAAGATTCATCACTTCCATCAGAAAAGGATCTTATGACGAGTAGAGATTGTTTAACAATACCATTCGAAATGAATGTTACCGCATCTGGCTGTTACAACAAGACAATCCCGAACAATTTCTGCCAGGGACTTTGTACCTCAATTGTTGCTAGTAACTTTACTAGAGAAACTGAGTTAGAGGTTTGTAATGCATGTGGACCTGAAGTGCAATATGAGAGGGTCGTCTTTTTGAAATGTCCAAAAACTGTCGGAGGTGAAACTTTGGAAGTTTTAAAACCAATAGAAGTAACTATGGTACAACGTTGTAAATGTCTGCAGTGCACACAGAAGGAGgaccaaaaataa